The Streptomyces sp. RKAG293 genome includes a region encoding these proteins:
- a CDS encoding ABC transporter ATP-binding protein, whose amino-acid sequence MGDNALMSDVLELVDVSVVRDGRALVDQVSWSVAEGERWVILGPNGAGKTTLLNVASSYLFPTTGTVQVLGEKLGSVDVFELRPRIGMAGAAMADKMPRGQTVLQTVLTAAYGMTAHWRESYEKVDEDRARAFLDRLGMSDYLDRKFGTLSEGERKRTLIARAMMTDPELLLLDEPAAGLDLGGREDLVRRLGRLARDPIAPSMIMVTHHVEEIAPGFTHVLMIRQGKVVAAGPVELELTSRNLSRCFGLPLVVERRGDRWTAAGLPLS is encoded by the coding sequence ATGGGAGACAACGCGCTCATGAGCGATGTGCTGGAGCTGGTGGACGTATCGGTGGTCCGCGACGGGCGGGCTCTGGTGGACCAGGTCTCGTGGTCGGTCGCCGAGGGCGAACGCTGGGTGATCCTCGGACCGAACGGCGCGGGAAAGACCACCCTGCTCAATGTCGCCTCCAGCTATCTCTTCCCGACCACCGGCACCGTCCAGGTGCTCGGCGAGAAGCTCGGCAGCGTCGACGTCTTCGAACTGCGCCCCCGCATCGGCATGGCCGGCGCGGCCATGGCGGACAAGATGCCGCGCGGCCAGACCGTCCTGCAGACCGTGCTCACCGCCGCGTACGGCATGACCGCGCACTGGCGGGAGAGTTACGAGAAGGTCGACGAGGACCGCGCCCGCGCCTTCCTCGACCGGCTGGGCATGTCCGACTACCTGGACCGCAAGTTCGGCACCCTGTCCGAGGGCGAGCGCAAGCGCACCCTGATCGCCCGCGCCATGATGACCGACCCGGAGCTGCTGCTCCTCGACGAGCCCGCGGCCGGCCTGGACCTCGGCGGCCGTGAGGACCTGGTACGCCGCCTCGGCCGGCTCGCCCGCGACCCGATCGCACCCTCCATGATCATGGTGACCCACCATGTCGAGGAGATCGCCCCCGGCTTCACCCACGTCCTCATGATCCGCCAGGGCAAGGTCGTCGCCGCAGGACCGGTCGAGCTGGAACTCACCTCGCGCAACCTCTCCCGCTGCTTCGGCCTCCCGCTGGTCGTCGAGCGCAGGGGCGACCGCTGGACCGCCGCGGGACTGCCGCTCTCTTAG
- a CDS encoding chaplin, whose translation MNTAKKAALVIAVTGIAAGVSAGSAFASADACGSATDSPGVLSGNLLQVPVHVPVNVTGNTVNVIGLLNPAFGNASSNIG comes from the coding sequence ATGAACACTGCCAAAAAGGCCGCCCTGGTCATCGCCGTCACCGGAATCGCCGCGGGTGTCTCCGCCGGTTCCGCGTTCGCGAGCGCCGATGCCTGTGGCTCCGCCACCGACTCCCCGGGCGTGCTGTCCGGCAACCTGCTCCAGGTGCCGGTGCACGTCCCGGTCAACGTGACGGGCAACACCGTCAACGTGATCGGCCTGCTCAACCCGGCGTTCGGCAACGCGTCGTCGAACATCGGCTGA
- a CDS encoding chaplin, with translation MKILKTAAAVTFVAGGLAMAGAGVASAHSGAEAHGVAEGSPGVLSGNLLQVPVHVPVNLCGNTVNVIGLLNPAFGNECVNQ, from the coding sequence GTGAAGATCCTGAAGACCGCCGCGGCCGTCACCTTCGTCGCGGGCGGGCTCGCCATGGCCGGAGCCGGTGTCGCCTCCGCCCACAGCGGCGCCGAGGCCCACGGCGTGGCCGAGGGCTCGCCCGGCGTCCTCTCCGGCAACCTGCTCCAGGTTCCCGTGCACGTCCCGGTCAACCTCTGCGGCAACACCGTGAACGTGATCGGTCTCCTGAACCCGGCGTTCGGGAACGAGTGCGTCAACCAGTAG
- a CDS encoding response regulator transcription factor yields MAEPAGQARIRVLLVDDHQVVRRGLRTFLEIQGDIDVVGEAGDGDEGVARAEELRPDVILMDIKMPGADGISALRKLRELGNPARVLIVTSFTEQRTIVPALRAGAAGYVYKDVDPEALAGAIRSVHAGHVLLQPEVADALLSQEFPTGGQGRGNALTEREREVLTLIADGRSNREIARALVLSEKTVKTHVSNILMKLDVSDRTQAALWAVRHGIGAPPEA; encoded by the coding sequence GTGGCTGAGCCAGCGGGGCAGGCACGCATTCGCGTATTGCTCGTCGACGACCACCAGGTGGTGCGCCGCGGACTGCGGACCTTCCTGGAGATCCAGGGCGACATCGACGTCGTCGGGGAGGCGGGGGACGGCGACGAGGGCGTGGCCCGCGCCGAGGAACTGCGTCCCGACGTGATCCTGATGGACATCAAGATGCCCGGCGCCGACGGCATCTCCGCCCTGCGCAAGCTGCGCGAGCTCGGCAACCCCGCCCGGGTGCTGATCGTCACCAGCTTCACCGAGCAGCGCACCATCGTCCCCGCCCTGCGGGCCGGCGCGGCCGGCTACGTGTACAAGGACGTGGACCCCGAGGCGCTGGCCGGTGCGATCCGCTCCGTGCACGCCGGCCATGTGCTGCTCCAGCCCGAGGTGGCCGACGCCCTGCTCTCCCAGGAGTTCCCCACCGGCGGCCAGGGGCGGGGCAACGCCCTCACCGAACGGGAGCGCGAGGTGCTGACGCTGATCGCCGACGGGCGCTCCAACCGGGAGATCGCCCGCGCGCTGGTGCTCTCGGAGAAGACCGTGAAGACCCATGTCTCGAACATCCTGATGAAGCTCGACGTCTCGGACCGCACCCAGGCCGCGCTGTGGGCGGTCAGACACGGCATCGGGGCACCTCCGGAGGCCTGA
- a CDS encoding GAF domain-containing sensor histidine kinase, which translates to MSNRSPRGGIEAVSDAVLAMSRHLEVREVLQTIVASARELLDAEYAALGVPDDHGGFAQFVVDGVSDEQWKAIGPLPRQHGILAAMLHEATPQRLADVTQSDSFGGWPRAHPDMTDFIGMPVVDGEEILGAIFLANKLGPRTGPATDCAFTQEDETLLRTLAAHAAIALTNARLHERSRELTLAGERARIAHELHDAVSQKLFSLRLTAQAAAALVDRDPARAKEELKQVAALAAEAADELRAVVVELRPAGLDEDGLVATLRTGAEVLDRAHAAHVTFTSHQVKALPAAQEEALLRVAQEALHNALRHADAGAVTVCLFGRGKGAVLRVRDDGSGFEPSAVRRAGRHLGLVSMRDRASGVGGHLTVESAPGKGTVIEMEVPGG; encoded by the coding sequence ATGTCCAACCGGTCGCCCAGAGGCGGAATCGAAGCGGTCAGCGACGCGGTCCTCGCGATGAGCCGGCACCTGGAGGTGCGCGAGGTGCTGCAGACGATCGTCGCGTCCGCCCGCGAGCTGCTCGACGCCGAGTACGCCGCGCTCGGGGTGCCCGACGATCACGGCGGGTTCGCCCAGTTCGTCGTCGACGGGGTGAGCGACGAGCAGTGGAAGGCGATCGGCCCGCTGCCCCGGCAGCACGGCATCCTCGCCGCGATGCTCCATGAGGCGACCCCGCAGCGGCTCGCGGACGTCACGCAGTCCGACTCCTTCGGGGGCTGGCCGCGCGCCCACCCGGACATGACCGACTTCATCGGGATGCCGGTCGTCGACGGCGAGGAGATCCTCGGCGCGATCTTCCTGGCCAACAAGCTGGGCCCCAGAACCGGGCCCGCCACCGACTGCGCCTTCACCCAGGAGGACGAGACGCTGCTGCGGACCCTGGCCGCGCACGCCGCCATCGCCCTCACCAACGCCCGCCTCCACGAGCGCAGCCGCGAACTCACCCTGGCGGGCGAGCGGGCGCGCATCGCCCACGAGCTGCACGACGCGGTCTCCCAGAAGCTCTTCTCGCTGCGCCTCACCGCACAGGCCGCGGCCGCCCTGGTCGACCGCGACCCGGCGCGCGCGAAGGAGGAGCTGAAGCAGGTGGCGGCGCTCGCCGCCGAGGCCGCCGACGAGCTGCGCGCCGTCGTCGTCGAGCTGCGGCCCGCCGGACTGGACGAGGACGGCCTCGTCGCGACCCTGCGGACCGGGGCCGAGGTGCTCGACCGGGCCCACGCGGCCCATGTCACCTTCACGTCCCACCAGGTCAAGGCGTTGCCAGCGGCCCAGGAGGAGGCGCTGCTGCGGGTCGCCCAGGAGGCGCTGCACAACGCGCTGCGGCACGCTGACGCCGGAGCCGTGACCGTCTGCCTCTTCGGCCGGGGCAAGGGAGCGGTCCTGCGGGTCCGCGACGACGGCAGCGGCTTCGAACCGTCCGCGGTGCGCCGTGCCGGACGCCATCTCGGCCTGGTCTCCATGCGCGACCGGGCGAGCGGCGTGGGCGGACACCTGACAGTGGAATCGGCGCCCGGCAAGGGCACCGTCATCGAGATGGAGGTGCCCGGTGGCTGA
- a CDS encoding SDR family oxidoreductase — translation MAVAIITGASRGLGRALAGALARRGWDLVLDGRSEGVLKTAAAELEREGPGRVAAVPGDVTDAAHRTALVAAARAFGGVDLLVNNASALGAEPLVALAELPVDGLRAALETNVVAPLGLVREALPLLRAAGGAVLNISSDAAVEAYGTWGGYGASKAALEQLSAVLAVEEPGLRVWWVDPGDLRTELYTAAVPDDDPSDRLLPADVAPAFLRLLDEEAPSGRYSAPALLEAR, via the coding sequence ATGGCGGTGGCGATCATCACGGGGGCTTCGCGGGGACTGGGCCGTGCCCTGGCCGGGGCGCTCGCCCGGCGTGGCTGGGACCTGGTGCTCGACGGGCGGTCCGAGGGAGTACTGAAGACGGCGGCGGCGGAGCTGGAACGGGAGGGCCCCGGACGGGTGGCGGCGGTGCCGGGCGATGTCACCGACGCCGCCCACCGGACCGCGCTCGTCGCGGCGGCCCGCGCGTTCGGCGGCGTCGATCTGCTGGTGAACAACGCGAGCGCGCTGGGTGCCGAGCCGCTGGTGGCCCTGGCGGAGCTTCCGGTGGACGGGCTGCGCGCCGCGCTGGAGACGAACGTGGTGGCGCCGCTGGGGCTCGTACGGGAGGCGCTGCCCCTGCTGCGGGCGGCGGGCGGCGCGGTGCTGAACATCAGCTCCGACGCGGCCGTGGAGGCGTACGGGACGTGGGGCGGCTACGGGGCGAGCAAGGCGGCGCTGGAGCAGCTGTCCGCGGTGCTGGCCGTGGAGGAGCCGGGGCTGCGGGTGTGGTGGGTGGATCCGGGCGACCTGCGGACCGAGCTGTACACGGCGGCGGTCCCGGACGACGACCCGTCGGACCGGCTGCTGCCGGCGGACGTCGCCCCGGCCTTCCTGCGACTGCTGGACGAGGAGGCGCCCAGCGGGCGCTACTCCGCTCCGGCGCTGCTGGAAGCACGGTGA
- a CDS encoding S-adenosylmethionine:tRNA ribosyltransferase-isomerase — protein MEGLRGLRVPPELSARAPAGRRDGVRLLVGRAAAGEVAHHSFRELPGLLRAGDVLVVNTSRTLPAAVGGRLGLEPVTVHFSTRQDDHRWAVEVRRPDGRGTTVPRAGGPAGAVVELPDGEHLVLEEPLSPRGDRLWLARPSMADTAAYLHGHGRPIRYGYTERDQPLAEYQTVFSVPSPDGRGSAEMPSAGRPFTTGMVTSLVSRGVQIAPIVLHTGVSSAETHEPPYPEWFEVSPSTAWQVNAARSGGGRVVAVGTTAVRALVSAADGRGTVRAARGWTGLVLTPERGVHAVDGLLTGLHEPAASHLLMLEAVAGAPLLERVYAEAVRGGYLWHEFGDVNLLLP, from the coding sequence ATGGAGGGGCTGCGGGGGCTGCGGGTGCCGCCCGAGCTGTCGGCGCGGGCGCCGGCCGGGCGGCGGGACGGCGTACGGCTGCTGGTCGGTCGGGCGGCGGCCGGCGAGGTGGCGCACCACTCCTTCCGGGAGCTTCCCGGGCTGCTGCGGGCGGGTGACGTCCTGGTGGTGAACACCTCGCGGACGCTGCCCGCGGCGGTCGGCGGGCGGCTCGGCCTGGAACCGGTGACCGTGCACTTCTCGACCCGCCAGGACGACCACCGGTGGGCCGTGGAGGTGCGCAGGCCCGACGGGCGCGGCACGACGGTGCCGCGGGCCGGCGGACCGGCCGGGGCGGTCGTGGAGCTGCCGGACGGGGAGCACCTGGTGCTGGAGGAGCCGCTGTCGCCGCGCGGGGACCGGCTGTGGCTGGCGCGGCCGTCGATGGCGGACACCGCCGCCTATCTGCACGGGCACGGGCGGCCGATCCGGTACGGCTACACCGAGCGGGACCAGCCGCTCGCGGAGTACCAGACGGTGTTCTCGGTGCCGTCGCCCGACGGCCGCGGCTCGGCGGAGATGCCGAGCGCCGGCCGGCCGTTCACCACCGGGATGGTGACCTCCCTGGTCAGCAGGGGTGTGCAGATAGCGCCGATCGTCCTGCACACCGGGGTCTCCTCGGCCGAGACCCATGAGCCGCCGTACCCGGAGTGGTTCGAGGTGTCGCCGAGCACCGCCTGGCAGGTGAACGCCGCCCGCAGCGGGGGCGGCCGGGTCGTGGCGGTCGGTACGACGGCCGTACGGGCGCTGGTGTCGGCGGCGGACGGCCGGGGCACCGTCCGCGCCGCGCGGGGCTGGACGGGTCTGGTGTTGACCCCGGAACGCGGGGTACACGCCGTGGACGGGCTGCTGACCGGGCTGCATGAGCCGGCGGCCTCCCACCTGCTGATGCTGGAGGCGGTGGCGGGCGCTCCGCTGCTGGAGCGGGTCTACGCGGAAGCCGTGCGCGGCGGCTATCTGTGGCACGAGTTCGGCGACGTGAACCTGCTGCTCCCGTAG
- a CDS encoding transglycosylase SLT domain-containing protein, which yields MQLPTLPKLGRLNKVHSFAVAGTATAALTVLAITAGVQGSDGTALAAGEPSNIAVVSTAGPQSITDQAGAASQHAAAEAAAKKKAADTAAAAAKKKAADDAAKKKAADEAAKRKQAEQAANRSHERKALAAKPKAETKAPAAPAAVSYSNDLDGWIKESLSVMAAHNIPGSYDGIYRNIIRESSGNPQAINLTDSNAMAGIPSKGLLQVIDPTFQQYHVAGTSMDIYDPVANITAACNYAAANYGSIDNVDSAY from the coding sequence ATGCAGCTCCCGACGCTCCCGAAGCTCGGCCGCCTGAACAAGGTGCATTCGTTCGCCGTAGCAGGCACCGCAACCGCCGCTCTGACGGTTCTGGCCATCACCGCTGGTGTCCAGGGATCCGACGGAACGGCCCTCGCCGCCGGCGAGCCCTCCAACATCGCTGTGGTCAGCACCGCTGGCCCGCAGAGCATTACCGACCAGGCCGGCGCCGCTTCGCAGCACGCCGCAGCCGAGGCCGCGGCCAAGAAGAAGGCGGCCGACACGGCCGCCGCGGCCGCGAAGAAGAAGGCGGCCGACGACGCCGCCAAGAAGAAGGCCGCTGACGAGGCCGCCAAGCGCAAGCAGGCGGAGCAGGCCGCGAACCGCTCCCACGAGCGCAAGGCCCTCGCCGCCAAGCCGAAGGCCGAGACCAAGGCTCCGGCCGCCCCGGCCGCCGTCTCGTACTCGAACGACCTCGACGGCTGGATCAAGGAGTCGCTGTCGGTCATGGCCGCCCACAACATCCCGGGCAGCTACGACGGCATCTACCGCAACATCATCCGTGAGTCCTCGGGCAACCCGCAGGCCATCAACCTCACGGACTCCAACGCCATGGCCGGCATACCCTCCAAGGGTCTGCTGCAGGTCATCGACCCGACGTTCCAGCAGTACCACGTCGCCGGTACCTCCATGGACATCTACGACCCGGTCGCCAACATCACCGCCGCGTGCAACTACGCGGCCGCGAACTACGGCTCCATCGACAACGTCGACTCGGCCTACTGA
- a CDS encoding FHA domain-containing protein — MPELVLELNGQTWTLDPSRSYSLGRDPQGDMVFDDARVSWRHATIRWGERSWIVEDLGSTNGTYVQGQRIHQMEVGPGSAVNLGNATDGPRLNFSGGQQVSADLYSAETSLAQPHQAPAARQAPPVQQPHRPPVQPQQGGWNQPPAQVPQQQGWPQQPQQPQGGQQHRSPTTMHHFSINQVTKIGRALENDLVVSDLQVSRFHAEFKAHPDGRFEIVDLGSHNGTYVNGQPIQRHLLGPHDIVGVGHSTFRLAGDRLEEFVDTGEVSFSARRLTVTVPQGNTTKTILKDVSFGVPEKSLIGVIGPSGSGKSTLLRALTGYRPADQGEVLYDNRNLYKQFAELRQRIGLVPQDDILHKELTVRKALRYAAKLRFPGDTATDERNHRIQEVLQELKLDIHADKRITSLSGGQRKRVSVALELLTKPSLIFLDEPTSGLDPGMDRDVMKLLRGLADDGRTVLVVTHSVAELALCDKLLVMAPGGSVAYFGPPEEALNFFGYETWADVFSAFENYRDYDWSGRWHGSQHYQMYAADLDAAPQAVAVVPQMATRPPKPQSWGSQLLTLVRRYLSVIASDRGFIGLMFILPAVLGVVSVVIPADSGLGPGPLKAHLVNKDAGTILLILAVGACFSGAANSVRELIKERVIYERERATGLSRSAYLMSKVIVLGLITALQGVIICGIGFAPRAMPTEGVIFKSSPAIEMTLAVIALGFTSMMFGLIISALVKTAEKTMPLLVMFAIVQVVFTGVLFQLYDSIGVEQFAWLMPARWAVSALGTTAQLNVLMPWDAANPDQLWEHTAAQWIVDMGVLVVLGVICGVVVARLLRRHEPEVMRK; from the coding sequence GTGCCTGAACTCGTACTCGAATTGAACGGTCAAACCTGGACGCTCGACCCATCCAGGTCGTACAGCCTCGGGCGGGATCCGCAGGGAGACATGGTGTTCGACGACGCCAGGGTCTCCTGGCGGCATGCCACCATCCGCTGGGGCGAACGCAGTTGGATCGTCGAGGATCTCGGCAGCACCAACGGCACCTATGTCCAGGGCCAGCGCATCCACCAGATGGAGGTCGGACCGGGCTCCGCCGTGAACCTCGGCAACGCGACCGACGGCCCCCGTCTCAACTTCAGCGGCGGCCAGCAGGTCAGCGCCGATCTCTACAGTGCGGAGACGTCGCTGGCGCAGCCGCACCAGGCACCTGCCGCACGGCAGGCCCCGCCGGTCCAGCAGCCGCACCGGCCGCCCGTCCAGCCGCAGCAGGGTGGCTGGAACCAGCCGCCGGCGCAGGTTCCGCAGCAGCAGGGCTGGCCGCAGCAGCCGCAGCAGCCGCAGGGCGGGCAGCAGCACCGCAGCCCGACCACGATGCACCACTTCTCGATCAACCAGGTCACGAAGATCGGCCGTGCGCTGGAGAACGACCTGGTCGTCTCCGACCTCCAGGTCTCCCGGTTCCACGCCGAGTTCAAGGCGCACCCCGACGGCCGCTTCGAGATCGTCGACCTGGGCAGCCACAACGGCACCTATGTCAACGGTCAGCCGATCCAGCGCCATCTGCTGGGCCCCCACGACATCGTCGGCGTCGGCCACTCGACCTTCCGGCTCGCCGGGGACCGGCTCGAGGAGTTCGTCGACACCGGCGAGGTCTCCTTCTCGGCCCGGCGGCTGACCGTCACGGTCCCGCAGGGAAACACCACGAAGACGATCCTCAAGGACGTCTCCTTCGGTGTCCCGGAGAAGTCGCTGATCGGGGTGATCGGCCCGTCCGGTTCCGGCAAGTCCACGCTGCTGCGTGCGCTGACCGGCTACCGTCCGGCCGACCAGGGCGAGGTGCTGTACGACAACCGAAACCTGTACAAGCAGTTCGCCGAGCTGCGCCAGCGCATCGGTCTGGTCCCGCAGGACGACATCCTGCACAAGGAGCTGACCGTCCGCAAAGCACTGCGGTACGCGGCCAAGCTCCGCTTCCCCGGTGACACCGCGACCGACGAGCGCAACCACCGGATCCAGGAGGTCCTGCAGGAGCTCAAGCTCGACATCCACGCGGACAAGCGCATCACCTCCCTCTCGGGGGGCCAGCGCAAGCGGGTCTCCGTCGCGCTGGAGCTGCTCACCAAGCCGTCGCTGATCTTCCTGGACGAGCCGACCTCCGGCCTCGACCCGGGTATGGACCGCGACGTCATGAAGCTGCTGCGCGGTCTGGCCGACGACGGCCGCACCGTCCTGGTGGTCACCCACTCGGTGGCCGAGCTGGCGCTGTGCGACAAGCTGCTGGTGATGGCGCCGGGCGGCTCGGTCGCCTACTTCGGCCCGCCGGAGGAAGCGCTCAACTTCTTCGGTTACGAGACCTGGGCCGACGTCTTCTCGGCGTTCGAGAACTATCGCGACTACGACTGGTCGGGCCGCTGGCACGGCTCGCAGCACTACCAGATGTACGCGGCCGACCTGGACGCCGCCCCGCAGGCCGTGGCGGTCGTCCCGCAGATGGCCACCCGCCCGCCGAAGCCGCAGAGCTGGGGTTCCCAGCTGTTGACGCTGGTGCGCCGCTATCTGTCGGTGATCGCGTCCGACCGCGGCTTCATCGGGCTGATGTTCATCCTGCCCGCAGTGCTCGGTGTGGTCAGCGTCGTCATCCCGGCCGACAGCGGTCTGGGCCCGGGTCCGCTCAAGGCCCACCTGGTCAACAAGGACGCGGGCACGATCCTGCTGATCCTCGCGGTGGGCGCCTGCTTCTCGGGCGCCGCCAACTCGGTACGAGAACTGATCAAGGAACGGGTGATCTACGAACGGGAACGGGCCACCGGCCTGTCCCGCTCCGCGTACCTGATGTCCAAGGTCATCGTGCTGGGTCTGATCACGGCCCTGCAGGGCGTCATCATCTGCGGCATCGGCTTCGCCCCGCGGGCCATGCCCACCGAGGGCGTGATCTTCAAGAGCTCACCGGCGATCGAGATGACGCTGGCCGTCATCGCGCTCGGCTTCACCTCGATGATGTTCGGCCTGATCATCTCGGCCCTGGTGAAGACCGCCGAGAAGACCATGCCGCTGCTGGTGATGTTCGCGATCGTCCAGGTCGTCTTCACCGGGGTGCTCTTCCAGCTCTACGACTCGATCGGCGTGGAGCAGTTCGCCTGGCTGATGCCGGCCCGCTGGGCCGTCTCCGCGCTGGGCACCACCGCCCAGCTGAACGTCCTCATGCCGTGGGACGCGGCCAACCCGGACCAGCTCTGGGAGCACACCGCGGCCCAGTGGATCGTCGACATGGGCGTGCTGGTCGTACTCGGGGTCATCTGCGGTGTCGTGGTCGCGCGGCTGCTGCGCCGCCACGAGCCGGAGGTCATGCGCAAGTAG